Genomic segment of Limnohabitans sp. INBF002:
CGCGGCCATGGAGCCCACCTTTGGTGGCATCAACCTCGAAGACATCAAAGCCCCCGAGTGTTTCTACATTGAGAAAAAGCTCAGCGAACGCATGAGCATTCCCGTGTTTCACGACGACCAACACGGCACCGCCATCATCTCGGCGGCAGCCATGTTGAACGGCTTGGAGTTGGCTGGCAAAGACATCACCCAAATCAAAGTGGCGGTGTCTGGCGCAGGCGCAGCGGCCTTGGCTTGTTTGGGCGTGTTTGTGGGCTTGGGCGTGAAGGCCGAGAACATTTTTGTGTGTGATTCCAAAGGCGTGATTTATGAAGGCCGCCCCGGTGGCTACGACGAATCCAAAGCCCGCTTTGCACAAAAAACAGATGCACGTACCTTGGCCGATGCGGTCAACGGTGCCGATGTGTTCTTGGGCTGCTCAGCCCCCGGCGTGTTGACGCAAGACATGGTCAAAACCATGGCCGACAAGCCACTCATCTTGGCCTTGGCCAACCCCGAGCCAGAAATTCGCCCTGAGTTGGCCAAAGCCGTGCGCCCTGATTGCATCATTGCCACAGGTCGCTCTGACTACCCCAACCAAGTGAACAACGTGTTGTGCTTCCCATACATCTTCCGTGGTGCCTTGGATTGCGGCGCGACCAAAATCACCGAAGCGATGAAGATTGCTTGTGTGCGCGAAATCGCAGACTTGGCCAAGTTGGAAGTGACCGCCGAAGTGCAAGCCGCTTATCCCGGTTTGGATTTGACGTTTGGCGTGGACAACATCATTCCTAAGCCATTCGACACACGCCTCATCCAGCGCATCGCGCCTGCCGTGGCACGTGCCGCTGAAGCCTCGGGTGTGGCCAAACGCCCCATCAAAGACTTTGACGCGTACGCCAAAACTTTGGCTGCTTGGATCAAGTAAAGCCTTGAGTCGGCTCAAGCTCACCCGCGACAAGATCTATAAAACGGTAGCGCGCCAATTGCATGGCGTGGTGCCGTGTTGGGTCTGCGGGGAGCACGTGGCGCATGCCGACGCCACGCTAGAGCACATTCAGCCACTCAGCGAAGGCGGCAACAGCCACCAAGAAAATTTGGCCATCAGCCATGACCGCTGCAACAACCAGCGTCACATCAAAGCCAAGGCCAAAGCTTAATTCTTGCTACATTCGAGGCATCCGCATGACGTCTCATCGAAAATCACACCCCGCGCTTTTGGGCATCAGTTTGTTGCTTATTGCCATGGCGTGCTTCGCCATTTTGGACACCACCACCAAGCGCGTGACCACGGTTGTGCCTGTGATGATGGCGATTTGGGCGCGTTACTTCTTCCAAGCCGTGCTCACCACGGCGGTGGTGTTGCCCCTCAAAGGCTTAGACGTACTCAAAACCAACAACCCACGCCAGCAGCTCACACGCGGTGTGTTGTTGACCGTGGTGACGGGTTTGGCTTTTTCGAGCTTGCGGTTTTTGCCCGTGGGCGAATTCACCGCGATTGTGATGACCGTGCCTTTGCTGGTCACCTTGTTGGCGGCACGCCTGTTGGGTGAGCATGTGTCGGCGCAACGTGTGTGGCTGGTGTGTGGCGGCTTTGTTGGCACGCTCATCATCGTGCGCCCTGGCACCGATGTGTTTGGTTGGCCGCTGCTCATTCCGCTGGCCTTGGTCATCGTGAACGCGGCGTTTCAGTTGCTCACCAGCAAGATGACGCGCACCGAAGACGCCATGACCACGCAGTTCTACACCACATGGGTGGGTACCGCACTCACCTCTGTGCCGCTGTTTTGGTTTTGGGTGCCCATCAGCGACACGCGGGTGTTGCTGGAGTTGGTGCTCATGGGCGTTGCCGGGTGCGTGGGACATTTCTTGCTCATCATGGCGTTTGAACGCTCACCCGCAGGCACTTTGATGCCGTACATGTATGCGCAAATTGGTTTTGCGATGCTGGGCGGTTGGTGGGTGTTTGACCATGTGCCCGATCATCTGTCCATGATGGGCATTGGCTTGATTGCACTTTGTGGCACCGCGGGCGGTTTGCTGACCGTCTATGAGCTGCGCCAAAAAACGCAGTCTTGAAGATCCTGGCGCTTCAGGGCTGTTGCGTGAGCTCGAGTTGTTGCACATCGAAGCCTTGCGCTTTCAAACGTTCGATCAGCCCGTCATAGGTCTTTGCAGGGACGCGCGGCGTGCGCGATAGCACCCACAGATACTCGCGTTTGGCATCGCTCACAGCGGCCAGTTGGTACTCGGCATCCAGGTCAATCACCCAATAGTCACCCCACACCTGTGGCAACCAGCTCAGCCATGCGGGGGCAAAACGCACTTGCAGTTTGGGCGACGTGGCTGGACCCACTTGTTTGGCCAAGCCCAATGCGTCGATGGTGTTGCCATCTGCTGTGGTGCAGCTGTTGAGCACTTGCACCGAGCCATCGGTTTGCGCCAGATAGTGCGCGCGCGTGTTGGCCAGGCACTTGCGCTGAAAACGGTTGGGAAATTTGGCAATCTCGTACCACGTGCCCATGTAACGCGGCACATCCAATGCGGCAATGGTGGTGACGGGAGGCAAGGCCGCAGGCGAGGGGGCTTGCAATTGCGCCGCCGCGTGGAGTGCGACACATGACAAACACAAAGCGAGCCAGCGAAATTGGAGCATCTTAGAAAACGACTTGCGCTTGTAGGGTGTGCAGCACGATCTCAGCGATTTGAATCACCAGCATCAGTGCGATGGGCGACAAGTCCACGCCGCCCATTTGCGGCAGGATGCGACGCATGGGGCGCAGCAGGGGCTCGACCAACTGGGCCAAGAAATAGCGCACATCCGAGGCGGCGCTGAACCATGACATCAGCGCATAGCCAATGACCATCCACATCAGGCTAGACAGAATGACGCTGAGCAGTTCAAAGCCCGCATGGGTCACCAAGGTCAGCCAATGGGCGGTCGCGCCT
This window contains:
- a CDS encoding HNH endonuclease signature motif containing protein, yielding MSRLKLTRDKIYKTVARQLHGVVPCWVCGEHVAHADATLEHIQPLSEGGNSHQENLAISHDRCNNQRHIKAKAKA
- a CDS encoding lipocalin family protein — encoded protein: MLQFRWLALCLSCVALHAAAQLQAPSPAALPPVTTIAALDVPRYMGTWYEIAKFPNRFQRKCLANTRAHYLAQTDGSVQVLNSCTTADGNTIDALGLAKQVGPATSPKLQVRFAPAWLSWLPQVWGDYWVIDLDAEYQLAAVSDAKREYLWVLSRTPRVPAKTYDGLIERLKAQGFDVQQLELTQQP
- a CDS encoding YggT family protein, producing the protein MLLQIFSLILHFAVGLVAGTCLLRMYMHLQRINLSSSGGNPLAPFVFTITNWIVLPVRRFVPALGRLDTASLVAAYAVLLAKHSLLWIVAGATAHWLTLVTHAGFELLSVILSSLMWMVIGYALMSWFSAASDVRYFLAQLVEPLLRPMRRILPQMGGVDLSPIALMLVIQIAEIVLHTLQAQVVF
- a CDS encoding DMT family transporter, with the translated sequence MTSHRKSHPALLGISLLLIAMACFAILDTTTKRVTTVVPVMMAIWARYFFQAVLTTAVVLPLKGLDVLKTNNPRQQLTRGVLLTVVTGLAFSSLRFLPVGEFTAIVMTVPLLVTLLAARLLGEHVSAQRVWLVCGGFVGTLIIVRPGTDVFGWPLLIPLALVIVNAAFQLLTSKMTRTEDAMTTQFYTTWVGTALTSVPLFWFWVPISDTRVLLELVLMGVAGCVGHFLLIMAFERSPAGTLMPYMYAQIGFAMLGGWWVFDHVPDHLSMMGIGLIALCGTAGGLLTVYELRQKTQS